Proteins from one Acidobacteriota bacterium genomic window:
- a CDS encoding RHS repeat-associated core domain-containing protein — protein MGEVIWEFPLNSPTQDLVRGWFNGRLVVENDTRPGGGLHNFFRDHLGSTQVTADFFTGALVCSSFYHPFGQSADPAACDGHVRKFTQKERDIESGLDYFGARYCDSLSARFLSPDPLLASADPNDPQTWNRYSYTFNRPMLNVDPDGRDPIRIDNPMAGIPSSEELNRRRRARREAGIREFQKAVRDGTLEVKMGMMPAPAGGAGSLIAGGGRIITATLGAGETLLKVGGAIAVGLGIISLSEETDEPAEDAEVEENTDLRQPGTLRNPDGTVKDPEDQLQGVTKARDRGQLIETMGKSEQNVENRLRSSAGRSAEEVIKEFEEN, from the coding sequence GTGGGCGAGGTCATCTGGGAGTTTCCCCTTAACTCGCCGACCCAGGACCTGGTGCGGGGCTGGTTCAACGGGCGTCTGGTGGTGGAAAACGACACCCGGCCCGGCGGAGGGCTGCACAACTTCTTCCGCGACCACCTGGGCAGCACCCAGGTCACCGCAGACTTCTTCACCGGCGCCTTGGTCTGCTCCTCCTTCTACCACCCCTTCGGCCAGTCGGCCGACCCCGCGGCCTGCGACGGGCACGTCCGCAAGTTCACCCAGAAGGAGCGCGACATCGAGTCCGGCCTCGACTACTTCGGCGCCCGCTACTGCGACTCCCTCTCCGCCCGCTTCCTCTCCCCCGACCCCTTGCTCGCCTCCGCCGACCCCAACGATCCCCAGACCTGGAACCGTTACTCCTACACGTTCAACCGACCGATGCTCAATGTCGACCCAGACGGTCGAGACCCCATACGCATAGATAACCCCATGGCTGGTATCCCAAGTTCGGAGGAGTTAAACAGACGGCGACGAGCACGCCGTGAGGCAGGAATAAGAGAGTTCCAGAAGGCGGTTAGGGATGGAACTCTCGAAGTGAAGATGGGAATGATGCCCGCACCGGCGGGAGGTGCAGGCAGCTTGATCGCCGGCGGCGGCAGGATCATCACGGCAACGCTCGGAGCTGGCGAGACGCTCCTCAAGGTTGGCGGCGCGATCGCCGTCGGTCTTGGTATTATTAGCCTATCGGAGGAAACGGACGAGCCAGCCGAGGACGCCGAAGTTGAAGAAAACACCGACCTGCGTCAGCCCGGCACTCTGCGCAATCCCGATGGAACGGTGAAGGATCCCGAGGATCAATTGCAAGGCGTAACGAAAGCACGGGATAGAGGACAGCTTATTGAAACCATGGGCAAGAGCGAACAAA